In Raphanus sativus cultivar WK10039 chromosome 5, ASM80110v3, whole genome shotgun sequence, the following proteins share a genomic window:
- the LOC108856204 gene encoding uncharacterized protein LOC108856204, whose translation MAAAAMTEKEAKVDPFLVEALQNPRHRLTILRMELDIQKFFQNPDQLQFEFQPFPTSYLRLAAHRVAQHYGLVTMSLENGNGALDGSDNRILVTKTAESRFPHVCLSEIPVKQPENGRPEGFKIAIKARPKRGSGSGGSGSGVQQNLLRSVEERKEEYDKARARIFNSPSSSDSEESSSLLRAPPPPPPPPLEGVNRNETEVAVSNSSLDAGSRTSRVAIIRDREKDRYDPDYDRSYDRYVVDPAYRYVRVMPPGQSFSPMPMHIPFHDGGFPQMPRGPQANLNYGHPAMSPFVNNPAAYTPWPNLPSMNYVQSLNRPDFRHPSASNP comes from the exons ATGGCCGCCGCCGCTATGACCGAGAAGGAAGCTAAGGTGGATCCTTTCCTGGTCGAGGCTCTCCAGAACCCTCGTCATCGTCTCACCA TTTTGCGTATGGAGCTCGATATACAAAAGTTCTTTCAAAACCCTGACCAGCTTCAGTTCGAGTTCCAACCCTTTCCGACATCATACCTGCGTCTCGCTGCGCATCGAGTCGCTCAGCATTACGGACTAGTAACCATGTCTTTGGAGAACGGTAACGGTGCTTTAGACGGATCCGACAACAGAATCCTGGTAACGAAGACAGCGGAGAGCAGGTTTCCTCATGTCTGCTTGTCTGAAATCCCTGTTAAGCAGCCTGAGAACGGTAGACCAGAGGGTTTCAAGATCGCCATCAAGGCTAGACCCAAGAGGGGATCTGGGAGCGGAGGTAGCGGGTCAGGAGTGCAGCAGAATCTTCTGAGGAGTGTCGAGGAGAGGAAAGAAGAGTATGATAAGGCCCGTGCTCGGATCTTTAATAGTCCCAGCAGTTCTGACTCTGAAGAGTCTTCGTCGCTACTAcgagctcctcctcctcctcctcctcctcctcttgaaGGTGTAAACCGGAATGAGACTGAAGTGGCGGTTAGTAATAGTTCTCTTGATGCTGGTTCTCGTACTTCTAGAGTAGCTATTATcagagatagagagaaagaTCGGTATGATCCTGATTATGACAGGAGCTATGACAGATATGTCGTGGATCCTGCCTACAG GTACGTTAGGGTTATGCCACCTGGCCAAAGCTTCAGTCCGATGCCAATGCACATTCCGTTTCACGATGGAGGCTTCCCGCAGATGCCAAGAGGTCCTCAAGCTAATCTAAACTACGGGCATCCGGCTATGAGTCCCTTTGTTAACAACCCGGCTGCTTATACACCGTGGCCAAACCTGCCCTCTATGAACTATGTGCAGTCGTTGAACCGTCCAGACTTCAG GCATCCTTCTGCAAGCAATCCCTGA
- the LOC130495261 gene encoding alpha-L-arabinofuranosidase 1-like yields MDTESWKFLRSVCLLSFLLGSCFVYQSLHVAIAAQEQDTTQPSVTLQVNDSNGAGRLIPDTLFGIFFEEINHAGAGGLWAELVSNRGFEAGGQNTPSNIWPWSIVGDQSSIYVATDRSSCFERNKIALRMDVLCDSNGCPSGGVGVYNPGYWGMNIEEGKKYKVAFYVRSTGDIDLSVSLTSSNGSMTLASEKIIASASDVSKWTKKEVLLEAQGKDHGARLQLTTTKKGSIWIDQVSAMPVDTYKGHGFRNDLYQMMVDIKPRFIRFPGGCFVEGEWLSNAFRWKETVGPWEERPGHFGDVWKYWTDDGLGHFEFFQLAEDIGAAPIWVFNNGISHNDEVETASIMPFVQEALDGIEFARGDANSTWGSVRAAMGRQEPFELKYVAIGNEDCGKTYYRGNYIVFYDAIKKAYPDIKIISNCDGSSTPLDHPADYYDFHIYTSASSLFSMYHQFDGTSRKGPKAFVSEYAVTGKDAGTGSLLAALAEAAFLIGLEKNSDIVEMASYAPLFVNTNDRRWNPDAIVFNSSHLYGTPSYWVQRFFAESSGSTLLSSELKGNSSSLVASAISWKNSSQDYIRIKAVNFGATSVNLKVLVTGLDPNVMKVSGSKRTVLTSTNVMDENSFTQPEKVVPQESLLEMAEEDLTVVLPPHSFSSFDLLKESAKIRKPVSDSSSSFQKTSAV; encoded by the exons ATGGATACTGAGTCTTGGAAGTTTCTCAGAAGTGTCTGCTTACTTTCTTTCCTCCTTGGCTCTTGCTTTGTCTATCAAAGCCTTCATGTTGCTATAGCTGCTCAAGAGCAAGATACAACACAACCATCCGTGACTTTGCAAGTTAACGATTCTAATGGAGCTGGACGACTCATTCCTGATACTCTCTTCGGGATCTTCTTCGAG GAGATAAACCATGCTGGTGCTGGTGGATTATGGGCTGAACTTGTTAGCAACAGAG GATTTGAAGCTGGTGGGCAGAACACACCTTCTAACATATGGCCTTGGTCCATTGTTGGTGATCAGTCGTCGATATATGTAGCTACAGACCGTTCATCATGCTTTGAACGGAATAAAATCGCTTTGAGAATGGATGTGCTCTGTGATAGCAATGGTTGTCCATCAGGTGGTGTTGGAGTTTATAACCCTGGTTACTGGGGCATG AATATTGAAGAAGGAAAGAAGTACAAGGTGGCGTTTTATGTGCGTTCAACTGGTGATATTGATCTCTCTGTGTCGTTGACAAGCTCGAATGGTTCGATGACTCTTGCTTCTGAGAAGATCAT AGCGTCAGCTTCTGATGTTTCGAAATGGACTAAGAAGGAGGTTCTTCTTGAGGCACAAGGGAAGGATCATGGTGCAAGGCTTCAGTTAACAACAACCAAGAAAGGGTCAATATGGATTGACCAAGTCTCTGCCATGCCGGTGGATACTTACAAG GGACATGGCTTTAGAAACGATCTTTACCAGATGATGGTTGATATAAAACCTCGCTTCATCCGTTTCCCAG GTGGTTGTTTTGTCGAGGGTGAATGGTTAAGTAATGCATTCCGCTGGAAAGAAACTGTTGGTCCTTGGGAAGAGAGACCAGGACACTTTGGTGATGTTTGGAAGTATTGGACTGATGATGGCCTTGGCCACTTCGAGTTCTTTCAG TTAGCAGAAGACATTGGAGCAGCACCAATATGGGTGTTTAACAACG GGATTAGTCACAATGATGAAGTTGAAACTGCCAGTATCATGCCCTTTGTTCAA GAAGCACTTGATGGTATTGAGTTTGCTAGGGGAGACGCTAACTCTACGTGGGGATCGGTTCGAGCTGCAATGGGACGCCAAGAGCCTTTTGAGCTGAAGTATGTTGCTATTGGGAATGAGGATTGTGGAAAGACGTACTACAGAG GGAACTACATTGTGTTCTATGATGCTATCAAAAAGGCTTATCCAGATATCAAAATCATCTCCAACTGTGATGGATCATCTACTCCGCTTGACCATCCTGCTGATTACTATGATTTCCAT ATATACACTTCTGCTAGCAGTTTGTTTTCCATGTATCATCAATTTGACGGCACTTCACGCAAGGGTCCAAAG GCTTTTGTTAGTGAATATGCTGTGACTGGAAAAGATGCTGGTACAGGAAGCCTTCTCGCCGCTCTTGCAGAAGCTGCATTTCTCATTGGTCTTGAAAAGAACAG TGACATTGTGGAAATGGCGAGTTATGCACCGCTCTTTGTGAACACAAACGATAGACG GTGGAACCCTGATGCAATAGTCTTTAATTCATCTCATCTTTATGGAACTCCTAGCTATTGGGTGCAACGGTTCTTTGCGGAGTCAAGCGGATCAACTCTCCTCTCTTCAGAACTTAAGggaaactcttcttctcttgtaGCATCTGCAATCTCATGGAAAAACAGTAGCCAAGATTACATACGCATAAAG GCTGTAAACTTTGGAGCTACGTCAGTGAATCTGAAGGTGTTGGTTACTGGATTGGATCCGAACGTGATGAAAGTGTCAGGATCAAAGAGGACAGTACTTACATCTACAAATGTGATGGATGAAAACTCCTTCACACAGCCAGAGAAG GTTGTGCCACAAGAAAGCTTGCTAGAGATGGCTGAGGAGGATCTTACCGTTGTTCTCCCGCCACACTCGTTCTCTTCATTTGATTTGTTGAAGGAATCTGCAAAGATAAGAAAGCCAGTTTCtgattcttcctcttcctttcAGAAAACTTCAGCCGTGTGA
- the LOC108861008 gene encoding putative pectinesterase/pectinesterase inhibitor 24 yields MSSTYGKVDEREHAMLEARRKSRKRIAIIAVSLVVLAGVVMGAVFGTMANKKSTTAETNDNGDSISVSVKAVCDVTLHKDKCLETVGSAPNASGLNPEQLFKYAVKITIAEVSKARNAFTSSGDGTSMSACIELLDLTVDNLNNTLTSSEQGDVTLPELVEDLRTWLSSAGTYQDTCVETLAEYNDQESKTFGESQLKNATEMTSNALAIITWLGKIADSFKLRRRLLTAEVAVDFNVGRRLLQSTDLRKVADIVVAKDGSGKYRTISRALKDVPEKSKKRTVIYVKKGVYFENVKVEKSMWNVVVVGDGESKSIVSGRLNVVDGTPTFQSATFAVFGKGFMARDMGFINTAGPSKHQAVALMVSADLTAFYRCTMNAYQDTLYVHAQRQYYRECTIIGTVDFIFGNAASVLQNCKILPRRPMKGQKNTITAQGRKDPNQNTGISIHRCSISPLGDLTGVQTFLGRPWKNFSTTVIMDSSLHRFIDPKGWLPWIGDSAPDTIFYGEYKNFGAGASTKNRVKWKGLRFLSTKEANRFTVKPFIDGQRWLPTTKVPFRSGL; encoded by the exons atgtcatCCACATACGGCAAAGTCGACGAGCGTGAACATGCAATGCTCGAAGCTCGTCGCAAGTCGAGAAAGAGAATCGCAATCATCGCCGTATCACTAGTCGTTCTCGCGGGAGTAGTGATGGGAGCCGTCTTCGGAACCATGGCTAACAAGAAGTCAACGACTGCAGAGACCAACGATAACGGAGACTCGATCTCCGTTTCCGTTAAAGCCGTTTGCGACGTCACATTACACAAAGACAAGTGTTTAGAAACGGTCGGGTCCGCTCCAAACGCAAGCGGCCTCAATCCAGAACAGCTCTTCAAATACGCCGTCAAGATCACAATCGCCGAAGTCTCAAAAGCTCGTAACGCGTTCACTTCCTCGGGCGACGGCACGAGCATGAGTGCTTGCATTGAGCTTCTTGACCTAACGGTAGATAACCTCAACAACACGTTAACGTCGTCAGAACAAGGCGACGTCACGTTACCTGAGCTAGTGGAAGACCTACGTACATGGCTGAGCTCAGCGGGCACGTACCAAGACACTTGTGTTGAGACTTTGGCTGAATATAACGATCAAGAGTCAAAGACGTTCGGTGAAAGTCAGCTCAAGAACGCAACGGAGATGACGAGTAACGCCTTAGCGATCATTACTTGGCTAG GTAAGATCGCTGACTCCTTCAAACTACGGAGGCGTCTGCTTACTGCTGAAGTGGCGGTAGACTTCAACGTGGGGAGGAGATTGTTGCAGAGCACGGATTTGAGGAAAGTGGCGGATATCGTGGTGGCGAAGGATGGATCAGGGAAGTATAGGACGATAAGTAGGGCTTTAAAGGATGTGCCCGAGAAGAGTAAGAAGAGGACGGTTATATATGTGAAGAAAGGAGTTTATTTCGAGAATGTGAAAGTGGAGAAGAGCATGTGGAATGTTGTCGTTGTTGGAGATGGAGAGAGCAAGAGTATCGTCTCTGGTAGACTTAATGTCGTTGATGGAACTCCTACTTTCCAGAGCGCCACATTCG CTGTGTTCGGGAAAGGGTTCATGGCAAGAGACATGGGCTTCATCAACACAGCCGGTCCATCCAAACACCAAGCCGTAGCTCTAATGGTAAGCGCCGACCTCACCGCCTTTTACCGATGCACAATGAACGCATACCAAGATACGCTCTACGTGCACGCGCAACGCCAATACTACCGTGAGTGCACCATAATAGGAACAGTCGATTTCATCTTCGGTAACGCAGCCTCCGTGCTACAAAACTGCAAGATCCTCCCTCGTCGACCGATGAAGGGACAGAAGAACACAATCACCGCTCAAGGACGTAAAGATCCGAACCAGAACACAGGAATCTCGATCCACCGTTGCAGCATATCTCCTCTAGGTGACCTAACAGGTGTTCAGACGTTTTTAGGTCGGCCATGGAAGAACTTCTCGACGACGGTGATAATGGATTCGTCTCTGCATAGGTTTATTGATCCAAAAGGTTGGTTGCCGTGGATTGGAGACTCGGCCCCGGATACTATATTTTACGGTGAGTATAAGAACTTTGGCGCCGGCGCGTCCACGAAGAATAGAGTTAAGTGGAAGGGGTTGAGGTTTTTAAGTACGAAGGAAGCGAATAGGTTTACTGTTAAACCGTTCATTGATGGACAAAGATGGCTTCCGACAACGAAAGTACCGTTCAGGTCCGGTCTCTGA
- the LOC108862053 gene encoding DNA gyrase subunit A, chloroplastic/mitochondrial, with amino-acid sequence MTPFCHSTVSIPNPNSLMSLSSTLRLSSSLLRRSLSRPRHFSFPLADPLCRLRRTQPSGLRFLSSLPPQSSNNNGGLVVSGDNNNNNKDGGGEEEPRIVPFELHKEATESYMSYALSVLLGRALPDVRDGLKPVHRRILFAMHELGMSSKKPYKKSARVVGEVLGKFHPHGDTAVYDALVRMAQSFSLRCPLIQGHGNFGSIDADPAAAMRYTECRLDPLAEAVLLADIDQDTVDFVPNFDNSQKEPAVLPARLPALLLNGASGIAVGMATNIPPHNLGELVDVLCALIHNPEATLQELLEYMPAPDFPTGGTIMGNLGVLDAYRTGRGRVVVRGKTKVEMLDAKTKRNAVIITEIPYQTNKATLVQKIAELVENKTLEGISDIRDESDRNGMRVVIELKRGGDPALVLNNLYRHTALQSSFSCNMVGICNGEPKLMGLKELLQAFIDFRCSVVERRARYKLSHAQQRKHIIEGIVVGLDNIDAVIQLIKKASSPSAALQSEYGLSEDQAEAILGINLRRLSALERKKFTDENSSLTEQITKLEQLLSSRTNILKLIEQEAIELKDRFSTPRRSVLEDSDSGDLDDIDVIPNEEMLMAISEKGYVKRMKPDTFNLQNRGTIGKSVGKLRVDDAMSDFLVCHAHDHVLFFSDRGIVYSTRAYKIPECSRNAAGTPLVQILSMSEGERVTSIVPVSEFSEDQYLLMLTVNGCIKKVPLKLFSGIRSTGIIAIQLNSGDELKWVRCCSSDDLVAMASQNGMVVLSTCDGVRTLSRNTKGVTAMRLKNADKMASMDIIPSSLRKDMVEKSEETSAEKQSTGPWLLFVCENGYGKRVPLSSFKPSRLNRVGLIGSKFAEDDRLAAVFVVGYSLAEDGESDEQVVLVSQSGTVNRIKVRDISIQSRRARGVILMRLDHAGKIQSASLISAADEEEEGEGVQSLEEATASL; translated from the exons ATGACACCCTTTTGCCACTCCACAGTCTCAATCCCTAACCCTAACTCTCTCATGTCTCTCTCCTCCACTCTCCGCCTCTCCTCCTCCCTCCTCCGTCGCTCCCTCAGCCGCCCTCGCCACTTCAGCTTCCCCCTCGCCGACCCGTTATGCCGTCTCCGCCGCACTCAACCCTCCGGCCTCCGGTTCCTCTCTTCCCTTCCTCCCCAGTCCTCCAACAACAACGGCGGTTTGGTTGTTTCCGgggataacaacaacaacaacaaggacGGCGGCGGGGAGGAGGAGCCTCGTATCGTCCCCTTTGAGCTTCACAAGGAGGCTACTGAGTCTTACATGTCGTACGCACTCTCTGTTCTTCTTGGACGCGCTTTGCCTGATGTTAGAGACGGTCTCAAGCCTGTTCATCGGAGAATACT GTTTGCCATGCACGAGCTCGGGATGTCATCAAAGAAACCTTACAAGAAGTCTGCAAGAGTTGTCGGAgag GTTCTTGGTAAATTTCATCCGCATGGAGATACTGCTGTTTATGATGCTCTTGTTAGGATGGCTCAG AGTTTCTCCTTGAGATGTCCGCTTATCCAAGGACATGGAAATTTTGGCTCCATTGATGCAGATCCTGCTGCTGCTATGAGATACACTGAATGCCGACTCGAC CCACTTGCTGAGGCAGTGTTGTTAGCCGATATTGACCAAGATACG gttgattttgTGCCGAACTTTGATAACTCACAGAAGGAACCGGCTGTGTTGCCAGCTCGTCTTCCTGCTCTTTTACTGAATGGAGCCTCTGGGATTGCG GTTGGCATGGCGACAAATATTCCTCCTCATAATCTGGGAGAGTTGGTGGATGTGCTTTGCGCATTAATCCACAATCCAGAAGCTACG CTGCAAGAACTGCTGGAATACATGCCTGCACCTGATTTTCCAACTGGAGGAACAATAATGGGAAACCTTGG GGTTTTAGATGCTTACCGAACTGGCCGAGGGCGTGTTGTAGTTAGAGGGAAAACCAAAGTTGAAATGTTGGATGCAAAGACAAAGCGCAATGCAGTTATCATCACTGAG ATTCCTTACCAAACAAACAAAGCTACACTTGTTCAGAAGATTGCTGAACTTGTCGAAAATAAG ACACTGGAGGGGATAAGTGACATACGCGACGAGAGTGATCGTAATGGGATGCGTGTGGTTATTGAG CTCAAACGAGGAGGTGATCCTGCACTTGTGCTAAATAACCTTTACCGGCACACTGCCCTCCAATCAAGCTTCAGCTGCAACATGGTTGG TATCTGTAATGGAGAGCCGAAGCTAATGGGTTTAAAAGAATTACTTCAG GCATTTATTGATTTCAGATGTTCTGTTGTCGAAAGGCGCGCAAGGTACAAGCTTTCACATGCCCAGCAGAGAAAGCATATTATTGAG GGTATTGTGGTTGGACTTGACAATATCGATGCAGTAATCCAACTCATCAAAAAAGCCTCAAGTCCTTCGGCTGCTTTACAGAGTG AATATGGGCTTTCTGAGGACCAAGCTGAGGCGATATTGGGGATAAATCTTCGAAGACTATCTGCTCTTGAG CGGAAGAAATTTACTGATGAGAATAGTTCACTGACGGAGCAAATTACAAAGCTGGAACAGCTACTATCAAGCAGAACTAACATTTTGAAG TTAATCGAGCAAGAAGCAATAGAGCTGAAGGACAGATTCTCAACTCCCAGGCGTTCAGTGTTGGAAGATTCTGACAGTGGTGACCTCGATGATATAGACGTTATCCCAAATGAAGAGATGCTGATG GCAATCAGCGAGAAGGGTTATGTGAAAAGGATGAAGCCTGATACGTTCAATCTCCAGAACCGTGGAACCATTGGAAAATCTGTCGGGAAACTGAGAGTTGATGATGCGATGTCTGACTTTCTCGTTTGTCATGCACATGACCATGTACTCTTCTTCAG TGACCGGGGTATAGTCTACTCAACCCGTGCTTACAAGATTCCAGAGTGCTCTCGCAATGCAGCTGGCACACCTTTGGTTCAG ATATTGTCCATGTCAGAAGGTGAAAGAGTAACCTCCATCGTTCCTGTTAGCGAGTTTTCAGAAGACCAGTATCTCCTGATGCTTACTGTGAATGGCTGCATCAAGAAAGTACCTTTGAAGCTATTCTCAGGGATACGATCAACTGGAATCATAGCAATTCAATTG AATTCTGGTGATGAGTTGAAATGGGTTCGTTGTTGCTCAAGCGATGATCTTGTGGCCATGGCGTCCCAAAACGGAATGGTTGTCCTGAGTACATGTGATGGT GTTCGAACACTGAGCAGAAACACAAAGGGAGTGACTGCCATGAGACTCAAGAATGCGGATAAGATGGCGAGCATGGACATCATACCTTCATCTCTGAGGAAAGATATGGTAGAGAAGTCAGAAGAAACTTCGGCTGA GAAACAATCCACTGGTCCATGGCTGTTATTCGTGTGTGAGAATGGCTACGGAAAGCGTGTTCCTCTGAGTAGCTTCAAGCCTTCTCGTCTGAACAGAGTTGGTCTAATCGGATCCAAA TTCGCCGAGGATGATCGGTTAGCTGCTGTCTTCGTGGTTGGTTACTCCCTAGCTG AGGATGGAGAAAGCGATGAACAAGTGGTTCTAGTGAGCCAAAGCGGAACAGTGAACAGGATCAAAGTCAGGGACATCTCAATCCAATCACGCCGTGCACG GGGAGTGATTCTCATGAGACTTGATCATGCCGGAAAAATTCAGTCCGCATCTCTAATCTCTGcagcagatgaagaagaagaaggggaaGGAGTTCAGAGCCTTGAAGAGGCTACTGCTAGCTTGTAG
- the LOC108862055 gene encoding ABC transporter I family member 6, chloroplastic encodes MAGVNLQLRHSYSIAQFLPNVSSPPPPPQRVRLLTSPSRVLFSNLRANSPTLRTTRRSDTIASSSVSSAVDSDSLVGDGGEVGRIPLLEVKELRAVIVETRQEILKGVNLVVYEGEVHAVMGKNGSGKSTFSKVLVGHPDYEVTGGSIEFKGQNLVDMEPEERSLAGLFMSFQSPVEIPGVSNMDFLNMAFNARKRKLGQPELDPIQFYSHLVSKLEVVNMKTDFLNRNVNEGFSGGERKRNEILQLAVLGAELAILDEIDSGLDVDALQDVAKAVNGLLTPKNSVLMITHYQRLLDYIKPTLIHIMENGRIIKTGDNSLAKLLEKEGYKAISG; translated from the exons ATGGCCGGCGTAAACCTACAGCTCCGTCACTCGTACTCTATCGCTCAATTCCTCCCAAAtgtttcttctcctcctcctcctcctcagcgAGTTCGTCTCTTAACTTCACCCTCTCGTGTTCTCTTCTCTAATCTCCGGGCCAATTCTCCAACCTTACGAACCACTCGCCGCTCTGATACTATCGCTTCGTCTTCCGTATCCTCCGCCGTAGATTCTGATTCGTTGGTGGGAGACGGCGGTGAAGTGGGGAGGATCCCTTTGCTGGAGGTTAAGGAATTGAGAGCTGTGATCGTTGAAACGAGGCAGGAGATACTTAAAGGCGTCAACTTGGTTGTCTACGAAGGAGAG GTTCACGCAGTGATGGGGAAGAATGGTTCAGGGAAGAGCACATTCTCTAAG gttCTTGTTGGTCATCCGGATTACGAAGTGACGGGAGGAAGCATTGAATTTAAAGGGCAGAATCTGGTTGATATGGAACCGGAGGAGAGATCTCTTGCTGGTCTCTTCATGAGTTTCCAGTCTCCAGTTGAGATCCCTGGTGTTAGCAATATGGATTTCTTGAATATGGCTTTCAATGCTCGGAAACGAAAGCTCGGTCAGCCTGAGCTTGATCCAATCCAG TTTTACAGCCACTTGGTATCAAAGCTTGAAGTTGTGAATATGAAGACCGATTTTCTGAACAGGAATGTGAATGAAGGATTTAGTGGTGGTGAAAGGAAACGCAACGAGATTCTACAGTTAGCG GTCCTTGGAGCCGAGCTGGCTATACTGGACGAGATTGATTCAGGGTTAGATGTTGATGCTCTTCAAGATGTGGCAAAGGCGGTGAATGGTCTTTTGACACCAAAAAACTCTGTGCTGATGATAACCCACTACCAACGCCTACTTGACTACATTAAACCAACTCTCATTCACATCATG GAGAATGGAAGAATCATTAAAACCGGAGACAACTCCTTGGCAAAATTACTGGAAAAGGAAGGCTACAAGGCCATATCCGGTTAG
- the LOC130495056 gene encoding calcium-dependent protein kinase 2-like translates to MGNVCVGPTISGNSFVQAVSAAIWRPRIGAEQASSHGSGSASKEASSSHGKGGEVSKEASASGPLPDQVQNKPPEQVTMSNPRTIPEAETKSKPDAPEEIKQEVVLQVDKTKSEATKPDAKSETNPEKKPEPNKPKHMRRVSSAGLRTESVLQRKTENFKEFYSLGRKLGQGQFGTTFLCVEKGTGNEYACKSISKRKLLTDEDVEDVRREIQIMHHLAGHPNVISIKGAYEDVVAVHLVMELCSGGELFDRIIQRGHYTERKAAELARTIVGVLETCHSLGVMHRDLKPENFLFVSKEEDSLLKTIDFGLSMFFKPDEIFTDVVGSPYYVAPEVLRKRYGSESDVWSAGVIIYILLSGVPPFWAETEQGIFEQVLHGDLDFSSDPWPSISDGAKDLVQKMLVRDPKRRLTAHQVLCHPWVQIDGVAPDKPLDSAVLSRMKQFSAMNKFKKMALRVIAESLSEEEIAGLKEMFKMIDADNSGQITFEELKVGLKRVGANLKESEILDLMQAADVDNSGTIDYKEFIAATLHLNKIEKEDHLFAAFSYFDKDDSGFITPDELQQACEEFGVEDARIEEMIRDVDQDKDGRIDYNEFVAMMQKGSIMGGGPMKMGLEKSISISLKH, encoded by the exons ATGGGTAATGTTTGTGTTGGGCCTACCATTTCTGGAAATAGTTTCGTGCAAGCTGTTTCCGCTGCAATATGGCGGCCACGGATTGGAGCTGAGCAAGCCTCTTCCCATGGCAGTGGATCAGCTTCCAAAGAAGCATCTTCTTCCCATGGCAAAGGAGGAGAAGTTTCCAAAGAAGCGTCAGCTTCAGGACCATTACCTGATCAGGTTCAGAATAAACCCCCTGAGCAAGTCACAATGTCAAATCCAAGAACCATTCCAGAAGCcgaaaccaaatcaaaaccagATGCACCTGAGGAAATCAAGCAGGAGGTTGTTCTGCAGGTGGATAAAACAAAGTCTGAGGCAACAAAACCAGATGCAAAGAGTGAAACCAACCCGGAGAAGAAACCTGAACCTAATAAGCCTAAACATATGAGGAGAGTGTCCAGTGCAGGGCTTAGGACAGAATCAGTATTGCAGAGGAAGACTGAAAACTTCAAAGAGTTCTATTCGTTGGGAAGGAAACTCGGACAAGGGCAGTTTGGGACAACGTTTTTGTGCGTTGAGAAAGGTACGGGGAACGAGTATGCGTGCAAATCCATTTCCAAGAGGAAGCTTTTGACGGATGAGGACGTTGAAGACGTGAGAAGAGAGATTCAGATAATGCATCACTTGGCTGGTCATCCAAATGTTATATCCATCAAAGGAGCATACGAAGATGTTGTGGCGGTGCATCTTGTGATGGAGTTGTGTTCAGGTGGCGAGCTTTTTGATAGGATTATCCAACGTGGGCATTACACTGAGAGGAAAGCTGCTGAGCTCGCGAGAACCATTGTTGGAGTTTTAGAGACTTGTCACTCTCTTGGTGTTATGCATAGAGACCTAAAGCCTGAGAACTTTCTGTTTGTTAGTAAAGAAGAAGATTCACTCTTGAAGACGATTGACTTTGGTCTCTCAATGTTCTTCAAACCAG ATGAGATTTTTACAGATGTTGTTGGTAGTCCATATTATGTAGCTCCAGAAGTTCTTAGAAAGCGTTATGGTTCTGAATCAGATGTGTGGAGTGCTGGTGTGATTATTTACATTTTGTTAAGCGGTGTTCCTCCATTCTGGGCTG AAACCGAACAAGGTATATTCGAACAGGTCCTTCATGGAGATCTTGACTTCTCATCTGATCCATGGCCAAGCATCTCTGATGGCGCAAAAGACTTGGTGCAGAAAATGCTTGTGCGTGACCCCAAGCGAAGACTAACTGCACATCAAGTATTGT GTCATCCATGGGTTCAAATTGATGGTGTGGCTCCAGATAAACCTCTGGACTCTGCTGTTTTGAGCCGTATGAAGCAGTTTTCTGCTATGAACAAGTTCAAGAAAATGGCTCTTAGA GTCATAGCAGAAAGCTTATCTGAAGAAGAAATAGCCGGTTTGAAAGAAATGTTCAAGATGATTGATGCAGACAATAGTGGTCAGATAACTTTTGAGGAACTTAAAGTAGGACTAAAACGAGTTGGTGCTAATCTCAAAGAGTCAGAGATTCTTGACCTTATGCAAGCT GCTGATGTGGACAATAGTGGAACAATAGACTACAAAGAGTTCATAGCAGCAACATTGCATCTAAACAAAATAGAGAAAGAGGACCATTTGTTTGCCGCCTTCTCCTACTTTGACAAGGATGATAGTGGATTTATCACACCGGACGAGCTTCAGCAAGCTTGTGAGGAGTTTGGTGTTGAAGATGCACGGATAGAAGAAATGATACGCGATGTTGATCAAGACAAG GATGGAAGAATAGACTACAACGAGTTTGTGGCAATGATGCAGAAAGGGAGCATCATGGGAGGAGGACCTATGAAGATGGGTTTAGAGAAGAGCATTAGCATCTCTTTGAAACACTAG